In one window of Sardina pilchardus chromosome 23, fSarPil1.1, whole genome shotgun sequence DNA:
- the LOC134071257 gene encoding myosin-IIIb codes for MEDPLQEDLATLSELNEKSLLESLSQRFKQDKIYTYIGDILLAVNPFKYLPLYEKEVSERYKFHDKKALPPHIFAVADRAYQSMMGRLGTGPMNQCIVISGESGAGKTESTKLLLRHLMELCRANSQLEQQILQVNPLLEAFGNAQTVMNDNSSRFGKYIQLRFLGTSVKGAKINEYLLEKSRVVQQDEGERNFHIFYCMLAGICPDDKEIYGLLEPEQYRYLNGTSLSDDMVNRWSKKYADVCNAMDMVGFEEQEKVDMMTILAGILSLGNIMLEPGEGDALKVTESSVGWLKAAAGQFGVQEEELLKSLTCTMSVTRGEAIRRLHSQQQAEDARDSIAKVAYGRVFGWIVSKVNELLAPNVDPDVELCEIGILDIFGFENFAVNRFEQLCINLANEQLQFFFNHHIFLMEQREYKEEQLDWEVITYKDNKPILDLFLTKPIGILSLLDEQSAFPQATDRNFVDKLNSKFKSHPNYEVVRSHSPAFTVVHYAAKVQYNGVGFLERNRDTIPASIRGLFINSVTPLLSLLFAATISRTGTLMPRKAKLAQIAEDNFNSTRKQSVGAQFKHSLGVLMEKMFKASPHFIRCVKPNRTKSPDDLDSNFVMDQLRYNGLLETIRIRRDGFPWRPTFKEFAERYSLLLLKTDIPPNRESCMYILNNTGLTGWTCGSSRLFFKYWHQEELARLLDRLGKAAIVIQKNFRAVMCRKRYLQLVDEMRIRMQAQREEEERLQKEAEEERRKQLLLEEEEKRRRQLIEQENKRPVSPPVPLPRKKKPEPRPRSFFSGPQSAHLAPVPRPRSKLFEATPFDNDLDGPAHEERAKEKHKRRRNTIRWFRETQARKVVQNGEFPCWFHGMITRRQAEDLLTDKPLGCFLVRVGQSREGYTLTFRGASRCRHYMIEMQCNGKYVILGEDRAHPSLIDLVQYHTQVGIKPFMELLTVPCGQSCDQQPDYEELEYLLPSPPEHAHRGPDPVAQELQRLFVPPDQTSGALQPNKPPVLRRISEHRRQLEALSNQQQADPKDKARPRLYPSIRLAMREIQQLQQQFSDSAEQTDVAPGNRWAPWKRTDS; via the exons ATGGAGGACCCTCTCCAGGAAGATTTGGCAACTTTATCAGAGCTGAATGAAAAAAGTTTACTTGAGTCTCTCAGTCAACGATTTAAACAGGATAAAATCTAT ACATACATTGGTGACATTTTGCTGGCAGTAAATCCTTTTAAGTATTTGCCTTTATATGAAAAAGAG GTATCAGAAAGATACAAATTCCATGACAAGAAGGCTTTGCCCCCTCACATATTTGCTGTTGCCGACAGGGCATACCAATCCATGATGGGCCGACTAGGAACTGGACCCATGAACCAGTGTATAGTCATCAG cgGTGAGAGTGGAGCAGGGAAGACGGAGAGCACCAAGCTGCTGCTGAGGCACCTCATGGAGCTGTGCAGAGCCAACTCGCAGCTGGAGCAACAGATCCTCCAG GTGAATCCTCTTCTGGAGGCCTTCGGGAATGCCCAAACGGTCATGAATGACAACAGCAGTCGCTTTGGGAAGTACATCCAGTTACGCTTCTTAGGAACCTCAG tgAAAGGAGCCAAGATCAACGAGTACCTGCTGGAGAAGTCGCGCGTGGTGCAGCAGGACGAGGGCGAGCGCAACTTCCACATCTTCTACTGCATGCTGGCGGGCATCTGTCCCGACGACAAGGAGATCTACGGCCTCCTGGAGCCCGAGCAGTACAG ATATCTGAATGGAACATCCCTGTCAGATGACATGGTGAATCGCTGGAGTAAGAAGTATGCAGATGTGTGTAATGCCATGGACATGGTGGGGTTTGAAGAGCAG GAGAAGGTGGACATGATGACTATCCTGGCGGGCATCCTGTCTCTGGGCAACATCATGCTTGAGCCTGGGGAGGGCGACGCACTAAAGGTCACCGAGTCGTCCGTGGGCTGGCTCAAGGCGGCTGCT GGTCAGTTCGGGGTTCAGGAAGAGGAACTGCTGAAGAGTCTGACCTGCACCATGTCAGTCACACGAGGGGAAGCCATCCGACGCCTCCACAGCCAGCAGCAGGCCGAAG ATGCCCGAGATTCCATTGCCAAAGTTGCCTATGGAAGAGTGTTTGGATGGATAGTCAGCAAAGTCAATGAGTTGCTAGCCCCAAATGTAGATCCAGATGTTGAACTCTGTGAAATTG GTATCCTTGACATTTTTGGCTTTGAAAATTTTGCCGTGAACCGGTTCGAACAGCTTTGCATCAACCTGGCCAATGAGCAGCTACAGTTCTTCTTCAACCAT CATATCTTTCTGATGGAGCAGAGGGAGTACAAGGAAGAGCAGCTGGACTGGGAAGTCATCACATACAAAGACAACAAGCCCATACTG GATCTCTTCCTCACCAAACCCATCGGGATCCTCTCACTACTGGACGAGCAGAGCGCCTTTCCACAG GCTACAGATAGAAATTTTGTGGATAAACTTAACAGCAAGTTTAAGTCCCATCCCAACTATGAAGTGGTGCGCAGCCACAGTCCTGCATTCACGGTTGTGCACTATGCAGCAAAG GTTCAGTATAACGGTGTAGGTTTCCTGGAAAGGAACAGGGACACCATCCCAGCCAGCATCAGAGGCCTCTTCATCAACAGTGTCACGCCACTCCTCAGCCTGCTCTTTGCTG CTACGATATCTAGGACAGGAACTTTGATGCCCCGCAAAGCTAAG CTTGCACAGATTGCAGAGGACAACTTCAACTCAACCAGGAAACAATCCGTTGGGGCCCAGTTTAAG CACTCTCTTGGGGTTTTGATGGAGAAGATGTTCAAGGCCAGCCCTCACTTCATCCGTTGCGTTAAACCCAACCGCACAAAGTCCCCCGATGACCTGGACAGCAACTTCGTCATGGACCAG CTCCGCTACAACGGCTTGCTGGAAACTATCAGAATACGTCGAGATGGATTTCCCTGGAGACCGACCTTCAAGGAATTTGCAGAGAG GTACAGCCTCCTGCTGCTAAAAACAGATATACCTCCCAATAGAGAAAG CTGCATGTACATCCTCAACAACACAGGGCTCACTGGCTGGACGTGTGG GTCCTCGCGTTTGTTCTTTAAGTATTGGCACCAGGAAGAGTTGGCTCGTCTTCTTGACAGACTTGGGAAAGCCGCCATTGTCATACAGAAGA ACTTCCGTGCGGTGATGTGCAGGAAGAGGTACCTGCAGCTGGTGGATGAGATGCGTATACGGATGCAggcccagagagaggaggaagagagactgcagaaggaggctgaggaggagaggaggaaacagctcctgctggaggaggaggagaagaggagacggCAGCTCATAGAACAGGAGAACAAGA GGCCAGTATCTCCGCCCGTTCCCCTGCCCAGGAAGAAGAAGCCTGAGCCCAGGCCTCGCTCTTTCTTCTCAGGGCCCCAGTCGGCGCACCTGGCCCCTGTGCCTCGTCCACGCAGCAAGCTCTTTGAG GCTACGCCCTTTGATAACGATCTAGACGGACCGGCGCACGAAGAACGTGCCAAAGAGAAGCACAAGCGGCGGAGGAACACCATCCGATGGTTCCGTGAGACGCAGGCCCGTAAGGTGGTGCAGAACGGAGAGTTCCCCTGCTGGTTCCACGGGATGATCACGCGCCG GCAAGCCGAAGACCTCCTCACCGATAAGCCCCTTGGCTGCTTTCTGGTCCGAGTTGGGCAGAGTCGGGAGGGATACACTCTCACATTCAG GGGGGCAAGTCGCTGCCGGCACTACATGATCGAGATGCAGTGCAATGGGAAGTATGTGATCCTGGGGGAGGACCGGGCCCACCCCTCCCTCATAGACTTGGTGCAGTACCACACGCAGGTGGGCATCAAGCCCTTCATGGAGCTCCTCACTGTGCCCTGTGGACAG TCATGTGACCAGCAGCCAGACTACGAGGAGCTGGAGTACCTGTTGCCGTCTCCTCCCGAGCACGCTCACCGCGGGCCGGACCCGGTGGCCCAGGAGCTGCAGCGGCTCTTCGTGCCCCCGGACCAGACCTCCGGAGCGCTCCAGCCCAACAAGCCCCCCGTGCTGCGGAGGATATCGGAACACCGGAGGCAGCTGGAGGCGCTGTCCAACCAGCAACAGGCCGACCCGAAAGACAAAGCCAGGCCGCGACTGTACCCCTCCATAAGGCTGGCCATGAGGGAGATTCAGCAGTTACAACAG CAATTCTCAGACAGCGCTGAACAGACTGATGTAGCTCCAGGCAATCGCTGGGCGCCCTGGAAGAGGACAG
- the nxnl2 gene encoding nucleoredoxin-like protein 2, with amino-acid sequence MVEVFIGRTLLNKDGDVIDPEAALRNKVVGIYFSAGWCPPCRDFTPILCDFYTELVEEAEPPAQFEIVFISSDKSTEDMVEYYHDMHGDWLALPWTDQYKHDLKKRYNITAVPKLVIVKENGQVITDKGRKQIRDQGLACFRNWLEVAEVFQNFKG; translated from the exons ATGGTGGAGGTGTTCATAGGTCGAACTCTTCTAAACAAAGATGGGGATGTTATTGATCCAGAAGCTGCACTGCGAAACAAAGTTGTAGGTATATACTTCTCCGCCGGATGGTGTCCACCTTGTCGGGACTTCACACCTATTCTCTGTGATTTTTACACTGAGTTGGTTGAAGAGGCCGAGCCGCCTGCACAGTTTGAGATTGTCTTCATATCATCTGACAAGTCCACAGAGGACATGGTTGAGTACTACCATGACATGCATGGAGACTGGCTTGCTCTGCCGTGGACAGATCAATATAAACA TGACCTCAAGAAGAGATACAACATTACTGCTGTGCCAAAGCTGGTGATTGTGAAGGAGAATGGCCAGGTGATCACAGACAAAGGCCGAAAGCAGATCAGAGACCAGGGCTTGGCCTGCTTTCGAAACTGGCTAGAGGTGGCAGAGGTTTTCCAGAACTTTAAGGGGTAG